The Catenuloplanes niger genome includes a window with the following:
- a CDS encoding DM13 domain-containing protein, translating into MLIRLLRAPATWAVAVCLTVVAGAALYWFQPWKAFTDREVNDRLAAVPAPMTSAAPMMSGEPMMSGEPMTPTAPPAGPVVVRQGTFISHEHATEGSARVVRHPDGSHTLEIVGLDTSDGPDLRVWLSDQPVRPGTGGWYVFDDGDRVELGALKGNRGDQTYDIPAGTDLDDLGSVAIWCIRFSVSFGAAALTPAG; encoded by the coding sequence ATGCTGATCCGACTTCTTCGCGCGCCGGCGACCTGGGCCGTGGCAGTGTGCCTGACGGTCGTCGCCGGAGCCGCCCTCTACTGGTTCCAGCCCTGGAAGGCGTTCACCGACCGTGAGGTGAACGACCGGCTCGCGGCCGTCCCGGCACCCATGACGTCCGCGGCACCGATGATGTCCGGGGAACCGATGATGTCCGGGGAGCCGATGACGCCGACGGCGCCGCCGGCGGGGCCGGTGGTCGTGCGCCAGGGCACGTTCATCAGCCACGAGCACGCGACCGAGGGCAGCGCCCGCGTCGTGCGCCACCCGGACGGCTCGCACACGCTCGAGATCGTCGGCCTCGACACGTCCGACGGCCCCGACCTGCGGGTCTGGCTCTCCGACCAGCCGGTCCGTCCCGGCACCGGCGGCTGGTACGTCTTCGACGACGGCGACCGGGTGGAGCTCGGCGCGCTCAAGGGCAACCGGGGCGACCAGACGTACGACATCCCGGCCGGCACCGACCTGGACGACCTCGGCAGCGTCGCCATCTGGTGCATCCGGTTCTCCGTGTCGTTCGGTGCGGCCGCGCTCACACCCGCGGGCTGA